One Oncorhynchus gorbuscha isolate QuinsamMale2020 ecotype Even-year unplaced genomic scaffold, OgorEven_v1.0 Un_scaffold_1869, whole genome shotgun sequence genomic window carries:
- the LOC124024474 gene encoding excitatory amino acid transporter 2-like isoform X2, translating to MQRQVEVRMHESHLEPIVEPPQPMCWGICSKIMNNLVLFLTILGVITGSVSGILLRPHVAAPPDVVMVISFPGDILMRMLKMLILPLIISSLITGLAGLDAKSSGRLGTRAMVYYMSTTVIAAALGVILVLLIHPGNPKLKSNLGPGKKNDDVSSLDAFFDLIRNLFPENLVQACFQQIQTVTTKVPVPTNRTRGPPQFTIKRALQYKSGMNVLGLIGFFVAFGIIMGKMGEKAKLMLEFFNVLNEIVMRIVGMIMWYSPFGIACLICGKIISIDDLEMVARQLGMYMVTVIVGLVIHGAIFLPLIYLVIVKKNPYVFFMGIFQAWVTAIGTASSAGTLPVTFRCLEENLGIDKRVTRFVLPVGATINMDGTALYEAVAAIFIAQMNNIDLDYGQIVTVSLTATLASVGAASIPSAGLVTMLLILTAVGLPTQDISLLVAVDWLLDRFRTSVNVVGDSYGAGIVYHLSKDELDAFDAAQKVDEFELTKSQSFLENNTNQCVYAAAHSTVMIDDCK from the exons ATGCAGAGGCAAGTGGAGGTCAGAATGCATGAAAGCCATTTGGAGCCCATCGTGGAGCCTCCTCAGCCTATGTGTTGGGGAATATGCAGCAAAATCATGAATAACTTGGTCCTTTTCCTCACCATCCTTG gtGTGATCACAGGCTCTGTTTCTGGAATACTACTGCGTCCCCATGTCGCCGCTCCCCCTGATGTGGTCATGGTCATCTCGTTCCCAGGAGACATCCTGATGAGGATGCTGAAGATGCTCATCCTGCCTCTGATCATCTCCAGTCTCATCACAG GACTGGCAGGGTTGGATGCCAAGTCCAGTGGCCGCCTGGGCACCCGAGCCATGGTGTATTACATGTCCACCACAGTCATCGCTGCCGCTCTGGGTGTCATTCTGGTGCTGCTCATCCACCCAGGTAACCCCAAGCTGAAGTCCAACCTCGGGCCTGGCAAGAAGAACGACGACGTCTCCAGTCTGGACGCCTTCTTCGATCTAATTCGAAACCTTTTCCCAGAAAACCTGGTTCAGGCCTGCTTCCAGCAGATCCAGACAGTCACCACAAAAGTCCCCGTACCTACCAACAGGACCAGGGGTCCACCACAGTTTACCATCAAAAGGGCTCTTCAGTACAAGAGTGGGATGAATGTGCTAG GTTTGATCGGTTTCTTTGTGGCTTTCGGGATAATCATGGGGAAGATGGGAGAAAAGGCCAAGCTCATGCTGGAGTTTTTTAACGTTCTCAACGAGATCGTCATGAGGATTGTTGGCATGATTATGTG GTATTCCCCTTTCGGTATCGCCTGTCTCATCTGTGGGAAGATCATCTCAATCGATGATCTGGAAATGGTTGCCAGGCAACTGGGAATGTACATGGTGACCGTGATCGTGGGCCTTGTCATCCACGGTGCCATATTTCTACCGCTAATATACTTAGTCATCGTGAAGAAAAATCCCTATGTCTTCTTCATGGGAATCTTTCAGGCCTGGGTCACCGCTATTGGGACAGCATCTAG tgctggtaccctgccAGTCACATTCCGCTGTCTGGAGGAGAACTTGGGCATCGATAAGCGAGTGACGAGATTCGTGCTCCCCGTGGGCGCCACTATCAACATGGACGGCACTGCGCTTTACGAGGCCGTGGCAGCCATCTTCATCGCCCAGATGAATAACATCGACCTCGACTACGGCCAGATCGTCACTGTCAG CCTGACAGCAACCTTGGCCAGTGTGGGAGCGGCCAGTATCCCCAGTGCTGGATTGGTGACCATGCTACTGATCCTAACAGCCGTTGGGTTACCCACCCAAGACATCAGTCTGTTGGTGGCTGTTGACTGGCTGCT GGATCGGTTCCGAACCTCCGTCAACGTGGTTGGGGACTCCTATGGGGCCGGTATCGTTTACCACCTGTCCAAAGACGAGCTCGATGCGTTTGACGCCGCGCAAAAAGTTGATGAATTTGAGTTGACAAAATCCCAATCCTTCTTGGAGAACAACACCAACCAGTGTGTTTACGCTGCAGCCCACAGCACAGTCATGATAGATGATTGCAAG TAA
- the LOC124024474 gene encoding excitatory amino acid transporter 2-like isoform X1, protein MQRQVEVRMHESHLEPIVEPPQPMCWGICSKIMNNLVLFLTILGVITGSVSGILLRPHVAAPPDVVMVISFPGDILMRMLKMLILPLIISSLITGLAGLDAKSSGRLGTRAMVYYMSTTVIAAALGVILVLLIHPGNPKLKSNLGPGKKNDDVSSLDAFFDLIRNLFPENLVQACFQQIQTVTTKVPVPTNRTRGPPQFTIKRALQYKSGMNVLGLIGFFVAFGIIMGKMGEKAKLMLEFFNVLNEIVMRIVGMIMWYSPFGIACLICGKIISIDDLEMVARQLGMYMVTVIVGLVIHGAIFLPLIYLVIVKKNPYVFFMGIFQAWVTAIGTASSAGTLPVTFRCLEENLGIDKRVTRFVLPVGATINMDGTALYEAVAAIFIAQMNNIDLDYGQIVTVSLTATLASVGAASIPSAGLVTMLLILTAVGLPTQDISLLVAVDWLLDRFRTSVNVVGDSYGAGIVYHLSKDELDAFDAAQKVDEFELTKSQSFLENNTNQCVYAAAHSTVMIDDCKVSMGNGNGHPNGHPNTADFSLVEEEPWKRE, encoded by the exons ATGCAGAGGCAAGTGGAGGTCAGAATGCATGAAAGCCATTTGGAGCCCATCGTGGAGCCTCCTCAGCCTATGTGTTGGGGAATATGCAGCAAAATCATGAATAACTTGGTCCTTTTCCTCACCATCCTTG gtGTGATCACAGGCTCTGTTTCTGGAATACTACTGCGTCCCCATGTCGCCGCTCCCCCTGATGTGGTCATGGTCATCTCGTTCCCAGGAGACATCCTGATGAGGATGCTGAAGATGCTCATCCTGCCTCTGATCATCTCCAGTCTCATCACAG GACTGGCAGGGTTGGATGCCAAGTCCAGTGGCCGCCTGGGCACCCGAGCCATGGTGTATTACATGTCCACCACAGTCATCGCTGCCGCTCTGGGTGTCATTCTGGTGCTGCTCATCCACCCAGGTAACCCCAAGCTGAAGTCCAACCTCGGGCCTGGCAAGAAGAACGACGACGTCTCCAGTCTGGACGCCTTCTTCGATCTAATTCGAAACCTTTTCCCAGAAAACCTGGTTCAGGCCTGCTTCCAGCAGATCCAGACAGTCACCACAAAAGTCCCCGTACCTACCAACAGGACCAGGGGTCCACCACAGTTTACCATCAAAAGGGCTCTTCAGTACAAGAGTGGGATGAATGTGCTAG GTTTGATCGGTTTCTTTGTGGCTTTCGGGATAATCATGGGGAAGATGGGAGAAAAGGCCAAGCTCATGCTGGAGTTTTTTAACGTTCTCAACGAGATCGTCATGAGGATTGTTGGCATGATTATGTG GTATTCCCCTTTCGGTATCGCCTGTCTCATCTGTGGGAAGATCATCTCAATCGATGATCTGGAAATGGTTGCCAGGCAACTGGGAATGTACATGGTGACCGTGATCGTGGGCCTTGTCATCCACGGTGCCATATTTCTACCGCTAATATACTTAGTCATCGTGAAGAAAAATCCCTATGTCTTCTTCATGGGAATCTTTCAGGCCTGGGTCACCGCTATTGGGACAGCATCTAG tgctggtaccctgccAGTCACATTCCGCTGTCTGGAGGAGAACTTGGGCATCGATAAGCGAGTGACGAGATTCGTGCTCCCCGTGGGCGCCACTATCAACATGGACGGCACTGCGCTTTACGAGGCCGTGGCAGCCATCTTCATCGCCCAGATGAATAACATCGACCTCGACTACGGCCAGATCGTCACTGTCAG CCTGACAGCAACCTTGGCCAGTGTGGGAGCGGCCAGTATCCCCAGTGCTGGATTGGTGACCATGCTACTGATCCTAACAGCCGTTGGGTTACCCACCCAAGACATCAGTCTGTTGGTGGCTGTTGACTGGCTGCT GGATCGGTTCCGAACCTCCGTCAACGTGGTTGGGGACTCCTATGGGGCCGGTATCGTTTACCACCTGTCCAAAGACGAGCTCGATGCGTTTGACGCCGCGCAAAAAGTTGATGAATTTGAGTTGACAAAATCCCAATCCTTCTTGGAGAACAACACCAACCAGTGTGTTTACGCTGCAGCCCACAGCACAGTCATGATAGATGATTGCAAG GTATCCATGGGCAATGGAAACGGCCACCCCAACGGCCACCCCAACACTGCAGATTTCTCTCTTGTTGAGGAGGAACCGTGGAAACGAGAGTAA
- the LOC124024472 gene encoding cell surface glycoprotein 1-like has translation MPISDLRMWTLLLGVIFGLLAPVQSDPVPVSTEPPALAAGDFLGETFKVFKKLVVGPPDATNGTSSSDETVDLDHLVTPDPVTSDPEDQLPTFDPEEGSTDETEGSTTEGSMKHPTSGQDDEGELFDANLKPSFNLRPSPTPRPSPTPRPSPSDRPDSPEEDEMILDTESPTAEFVPTAEFVPTVEFVPTAEFVPTAEFVPTAKIVPTAEFVPTVEFVPTAEFVPTAEFVPTAEFVPTAEFVPTAEFVPTAEFNPTAPAPVCPHS, from the exons atGCCTATCTCTGATCTCAGGATGTGGACTCTACTGCTTGGGGTTATTTTCGGACTTCTGGCACCTGTTCAGTCCGACCCTGTTCCTG TCTCGACAGAACCTCCCGCTCTGGCTGCTGGGGATTTTCTTGGGGAAACTTTCAAGGTCTTCAAGAAGCTTGTAGTGGGTCCCCCGGATGCCACCAATGGAACATCCAGCAGTGACGAAACAGTGGACCTAGATCATTtggtgacccctgaccctgtgACATCTGACCCGGAAGACCAACTGCCCACCTTTGACCCAGAGGAGGGCAGCACAGATGAGACAGAGGGCAGCACTACAGAGGGCAGTATGAAACACCCCACTTCAGGACAAGATGATGAAGGGGAGCTGTTTGATGCCAACCTTAAACCTAGCTTTAACCTCCGCCCCAGTCCAACTCCTCGCCCCAGTCCAACTCCTCGCCCCAGTCCAAGTGATAGACCTGATTCACCAGAGGAAGATGAAATGATCCTGGATACCGAAAGCCCCACAGCAGAGTTTGTCCCCACAGCAGAGTTTGTCCCCACAGTAGAGTTTGTCCCCACAGCAGAGTTTGTCCCCACAGCAGAGTTTGTCCCCACAGCAAAGATTGTCCCCACTGCAGAGTTTGTCCCCACAGTAGAGTTTGTCCCCACAGCAGAGTTTGTCCCCACTGCAGAGTTTGTCCCCACTGCAGAGTTTGTCCCCACAGCAGAGTTTGTCCCCACAGCAGAGTTTGTCCCCACAGCAGAGTTTAACCccacagccccagccccagtTTGTCCCCACAGCTAG